The Clostridiales bacterium FE2011 sequence TACTGATCCAGAAGTTCTTCCCGCGGGAGCTGAAGTACCTGGCGGACGTGGTTTCGCCCATGCAGGCCCACTGCCAGGACATCAAAAAGCGGATTCCCAACGCGAAGACGGTGTTCATCGGACCCTGCCTGGCCAAGAAGGATGAGGCGGAATACTACGAGGGAATCGTGGACGCCGTGCTGACCTTTGAGGAACTGACCAGCTGGCTGCGGGCGGAGAAGATCGGCCTGCGGCAGGATATCACCCCTGAACCCAACAGCCGGACACGGTTCTTTCCTACAACCGGCGGCATCCTGAAGACCATGGACTGCGACGCACCGGATTATACCTACCTGGCAGTGGACGGCGTGGAAAACTGCATCGCGGCCCTGAAGGACATCGAGAGCGGAAGGATCCACCACTGCTTTATAGAGATGAGCGCGTGCAAGGGCAGCTGCCTGGGCGGCCCGGTGATGGAAAAGAACCGGTGCAGCCCCGTGCAGGATTACCTTGCGGTGTCTTCCTTCGCAGGGGACAGCGATTTTGAAATCCGGCAGCCGGAGAACCGGCAGATGCGGAAGTTCTTTGAGCCCATTGACCTGAAGGCGGCCATGCCGTCCGAAGCGGAAATCACGGAGATCCTGCGGGAAATGGGCAAGTTCAAGCCCAGCCAGGAGCTGAACTGCGGCTCCTGCGGATACGATACGTGCCGGGAAAAGGCGATTGCCATCTACCAGGGAAAGGCCGAAATCTCCATGTGCCTGCCTTTCCTGATGAACAAGGCGGAGAACATGACGGACGCCATTTCCCGCAATTCCCCCAACGGCATCCTGATGCTCAATGACCGGCTGGAGGTTCAGCAGATCAACCCCATGATGATGAAGCTGCTGAATATCCATGATGCCGGCGCGGTGCTGGGCGACCAGGTGGTGCGCATCCTGGATCCGCTGCCCTTCATGAAGGTGCAGAAGACCCACAGGGGGATTTTCAACGAGCGGGTATACCTGACCGAATACGGCTGCTATGTGGAGCAGACCGTGGTGCCCGCGGAGGAAGGCCGGATGATCCTGTGCATCATGCGCGACGTGACCATGGAAGAGGAAACGCGCAGAGAGAAGGAAGAGATCAGCCGGCAGACGGTGGAAGTGGCAGACAAGGTGGTGGAGAAGCAGATGCGCATTGTGCAGGAGATTGCTTCCCTGCTGGGCGAGACCGCTGCGGAAACCAAGATTGCGCTGTCCAAGCTGAAGGAGTCGATTACCAATGAATGATCTTTGCTGCGATATCGGCTTCAAAAGCATTAACCATACAGGCGAACAGCTGTGCGGCGATCATGTGGATATCGCCGAGCAGGAGGATGGCTCCACGGTGATCGTGCTGGCGGACGGACTGGGCAGCGGCGTGAAGGCCAGCATCCTGTCCACCCTGACCAGCAAGATCATTTCCACCATGCTGGCGGCGGGCCTTTCGCTGGAAGAGTGCGTGGAAACCATCGCCGCCACCCTGCCGGTGTGCTCGGTGCGGGGCGTGGCCTATTCCACCTTTACCATCCTGCGGATCATCCAGAACCGTATGGCGGAAGTGATCCAGTATGACAATCCCCATGTGATCCTGCTGCGGGACGGCGCCAACTGGGACTATCCCCGGCAGGAAATGTCCATCGGCGGGAAGCAGATTTACCGCTCGGTGATCCGGCTGCAGGAAAACGACGTGTTCATTGCCATGAGCGACGGCTGTCCCCATGCCGGCATCGGCGTAGGATACAACTTCGGCTGGAAGCGGGAAGATATCATCTCCTACATGGAGGCCATGAACCTGTGCGGGTATTCCGCAAAGCTGCTGTCCACCATGCTGGTGGACGAGTGCGACCGGCTGTACGGCGGGAAGCCCGGCGATGACGCCACGTCCTGTGTGGTGCGGATGCGCAGGCGGGTGCCGATGAATATGCTCTTCGGCCCGCCCGGAAACCGGGACGACACGGACCGGATGATGAGCCTGTTCTTTGCCAAGGAAGGAAAGCACATCATCTGCGGCGGAACCACATCCTCCCTGGCGGCAAAGTGGCTGAACAAGCCGCTGCGGCCTTCCCTGAACTATGAGGGGGACATCCCGCCCATCGCGAAGCTGGAGGGCGTGGACCTGGTGACCGAAGGCGTGATCACGGTGAACCGGGTGGTGCAGTATGCCCAGGATTTCATCGGGGACAATACCTGCTACGACGAATGGAGCAATCACAAGGACGGCGCCTCCCTGATCAGTCAACTGCTGTTTGAGGAAGCGACGGATATCAACTTCTATGTAGGCCGGGCAATCAATCCGGCACATCAGAACCCGGACCTGCCGATCAATTTCAGCATTAAGATGAACCTGGTCCAGGAATTGAGCGCGGCACTGCAGAAGATGGGCAAACGGATCAAGGTCAGTTATTTTTGAGGTGAGAGCATGCATAAGTTTGATACGAAGGTTCAACATCTGAAATACAAAGTGCTGCGGGAAGTGGCGCGCCACGCCTGGAATGATACGCTGATGGAAAACGTGATGGACATCCCGAAGGCCATTGTGCCCGGCAAGGTGCCGACTATGCGCTGCTGCGTATACAAGGAGCGGGCGATCCTGGGAGAACGGGTCAAGCTGGCTATGGGCGGTGGAAACTCGGACAACATCATCCAGGTGATCGACATTGCCTGCGACGACTGCCCCGCGGTGGGATACCAGGTTACGGAATCCTGCCGGGGCTGCCTGGCCCACCGCTGCGAGGACGTGTGCAAGCGCGGCGCGATTTCCTTCGACCACAAGCACGAGGCGCACATTGACAAAACCAAGTGCGTGGAATGCGGCATGTGCGCCAAGGTATGCCCCTACAGCGCCATTGTGAACCGCAAGCGGCCCTGCCAGAATGCCTGCAAGATCAAAGCCATCTCGATCAACGAGGATAACGCGGCGAAGATTGACGACGAGAAGTGCATCCAGTGCGGTGCGTGCGTATATCAGTGCCCCTTCGGCGCGATCTCTGACAAGTCCTTTATCATCAATGTAATCGATATGCTGAAGCGGAGCCGGGACAACAGCAAGTATAAGGTGTACGCGCTGGTGGCGCCCGCCATCGGCAGCCAGATGAACTACGTGAAACTGGGACAGGTGATCACCGGCATCAAGAAGCTGGGCTTCTATACGGTGGTGGAAGTGGCCCTGGGCGGTGACATGGTGGCGCAGACGGAATCCAGGGAACTGGTGGAGAAGGGATTCCTGACCAGCTCCTGCTGCCCGGCGTTTGTGCGCTACGTCAAAACCGCTTTCCCGGCACTGACTCCCTACATCTCCCACAATATGTCCCCGATGGCAACCCTGGCCAAGTATATCAAGGAACATGAGGAAAACGTGAAGATCGTCTTCATCGGGCCCTGCACGGCCAAGAAGGCGGAGGTGCAGCTGGACAGCGTGAAGCCCTATGTGGACGCGGCAATCACCTTTGAGGAACTGCAGGCGTTGTTTGACAGCCGGGATATTGACCTGACCACCCTGGAGGAGGCAACGCTGGACAATGCCTCCTACTTCGGCCGGATTTTTGCCCGGAGCGGCGGACTGTCCGACGCGGTTGCCGAAGCGCTGAAGGAACAGCAGCTGGACGAGTTTGAACTGAAGGCCTGCACCTGCGACGGTATTGAAGAGTGCAAGGCTGCCCTGATGCGCAAGAGCCGGAATGCCCTGGACGCGAACTTCATCGAAGGCATGGCCTGCATCAGTGGCTGTATCGGCGGGGCAGGCAACCTGACCCACGGTGAAAAGAACAAGGCGGCGGTGGACCAGTACGGTCATGAAGCGCTGGAAAAGACCATCGCGGACGCGGTATCCATGCTGAAATAAACAGTTTCAGAATGCGGGAGCCCCTGAGGAATCAGGGGCTCTTTTTCTCATTTCTCTTGCTGTTCGAATAAATGATTAGATAAACATCTAAATAGTATTGCAAATCCGATTAGACTATGATATGATAAAAATGCGCCAGGGTAATGATGTGTATTTCGAAATGGACTTCAAGCGCCGGCTACATCGATTATACCGGATGCGGATAAATGGAGGTAACAGTATGATTGAACAGAAAGTATCTGAAATGAACAAATGGTTTGATGAAAAGATTGCGGCGTGCGGACAGCGCGACCGGGAACTGACTGCGGATGACCGGCAGGATGAAGCAGTTTTTGAAAAAGTGAAGGGCAATATCTATGACAATTACCGTACTATGCTGGGGGCGGGCGTGCGGATCGGCAGGGGAGATCCCGCCGCGGTGAAGCAGTTCTTTATCGGGTGGACGGAGACCATTCCGGCCAGCTGGAGGACCGCGTATGAAAAGGCGAAGGAACACGACGACCTGGCCAGGATGCAGACAGAGCAGGTCAAACTGGACGTGGTTCATGAAATCCGTGAACAGTTTGAAAAGGTATGGGAGGGAGCAGAATGACAGAAACCGAAGCTATCCGGCTTTTCAAATGCCTGTCGGATAAATCCCGGCTACAGATCCTGAAATCGCTGGCGATTGAGGATATGTATGTGGAACGCCTGGCCGAAAGACTGGGGATTTCCGCACCGACGGTATCCTTCCATCTCAAGAAGCTGGCGGATGCCGGGACTGTAACATCCTACAAAAGCCAGTACTATATGATGTACTCGCTGAACAAGGCTGTGTTTGAGGTTAGCATCCTGAAGATTATCCAGGAAGAGTCTGACGAGGCCCGGGAGCAGGCGAAGCGGGACGAAGAATACCGCCAGAAGGTCATCAATGCCTTCTTTGAATACGGGAAGCTGAAAGCCATCCCTGCCCAGCAGAAGAAGGAGCGGATCGTGCTGGAAGTGATTGCCGACGCCTTCGAGTATGACCGGATCTACCCGGAGCGGGAAGTGAATATCATCATTGCGGATTTTCATGACGATTTCTGCACAATCCGCCGGGACCTGATCTCGGAAGGCCTTCTGGACCGGAATTCCCAAGGATACTGGCGGATCAAACCGCAGAAATAATCCAGTATGTGCAGCGCGGCCCCGGTGTTTGTCACCGGGGCCGCGTTCTGTATCAGATCCGCTGTTTTTTTGCGTGTGCAGATGATATACTAGAGCAGATCTGGAACTCATAACAGAAAAGGAAAGAAGCACCCATGAAATACATACTGCAGATATTTGCGGGATCATGGCACGCGGAACATGACAAGCCGGAGGACATGATCCGTAAAATTGAAGAGATTTCCGCCCGGATTCCGGTTGAAAAGGTGATTATCGGCTGGAATACGGATGCGGCAGTTTACAGGACGCTGGGGACGTATCTTCACGAAAAGGGCATCCAGATGGTGCTCTGGCTTCCGGTCTTTACGGAGATCAGCGACGTGGCGGAGACCGACCAGGCGGTGGACCTTTTCGGGAGACCGATTGAAACTCCCGTCGAGCAGGAAGGGAAGGCATTCGTATTTTCCTGCCCGTCGTCCCGGCGGAATATCCAGGCGGTGAAGGACGTCTATGAGCGGTATTTCGCCGAATGCGGCTTTGACGGGGTATTCCTGGACAGGGTCAGGAGCCAGTCCTTTGTGACCGGTGTATCCGGCGTTTTAAGCTGCGGGTGTGAAAACTGCAGGCAGGTTTTCCGGCAAAAAGGCGTGAATACAGATGCTGTCCGGGAACAATATGAGCTGAAAAAGGATTCCTTTTTTGACATGTCGGCTTATCCGGCGGACGGGCAGTTTGTCCTGGAAGATCCGCTGGCCCAGCGCTTTTTTGAGGCAAAAGAAGAAATCATAGCCGAGTCAGTCTGGGATCTCAGCCGGTTTTTCAAGGAGAAAGGCCTGATTGTCGGGCTGGATCTGTTTGCTCCGGTTGTCAGCCGGTTTGTGGGCCAGAACTACGGGATGATCACGAAGTACGCTGACTTCATCAAGCCGATGCTTTACCGGAGGACAGACGCTCCCGCGGGAATCGGATATGAATACGCGCTGTTTGAACAGCATGCCCCCAAGGCCCGAGGCCGCGTCAGCCTTCCGGAAGGCATCACCCTGCTGGAAACCCAGCTGGATGCGGTGGGGAAGGTTGCATGCGGGAAATATCCGGGGATTGAGATCAATTATGATAAGGAAATTATCAGGACGGATCCGGACTATATAGCGGAATCCCTGGCTGCGGTCAGGCGTCACGGATTTGAAGGCGCCGCGTTATGCTGGAATATCATGGAAGCGCCGGAAGCGCATATTGAGGCGGCTGTCAGACAGGAAAATGAACAGCGGTAATGCAGCCGGCGCTTGAATTGTGCGGCCGGTCCGGTATACAATGGCAAAAAC is a genomic window containing:
- a CDS encoding SpoIIE family protein phosphatase, yielding MNDLCCDIGFKSINHTGEQLCGDHVDIAEQEDGSTVIVLADGLGSGVKASILSTLTSKIISTMLAAGLSLEECVETIAATLPVCSVRGVAYSTFTILRIIQNRMAEVIQYDNPHVILLRDGANWDYPRQEMSIGGKQIYRSVIRLQENDVFIAMSDGCPHAGIGVGYNFGWKREDIISYMEAMNLCGYSAKLLSTMLVDECDRLYGGKPGDDATSCVVRMRRRVPMNMLFGPPGNRDDTDRMMSLFFAKEGKHIICGGTTSSLAAKWLNKPLRPSLNYEGDIPPIAKLEGVDLVTEGVITVNRVVQYAQDFIGDNTCYDEWSNHKDGASLISQLLFEEATDINFYVGRAINPAHQNPDLPINFSIKMNLVQELSAALQKMGKRIKVSYF
- a CDS encoding 4Fe-4S binding protein; amino-acid sequence: MPHGLTLKKTNCKNCYKCIRHCPVKSIRFSGNQAHIIGNECILCGTCFVVCPQNAKQIVDETEKVKVMIQSGEPVVASLAPSFIANYPGVGIESMREALQRLGFRDAEETALGATQVKREYDRMLREDDRDIVISSCCHSVNLLIQKFFPRELKYLADVVSPMQAHCQDIKKRIPNAKTVFIGPCLAKKDEAEYYEGIVDAVLTFEELTSWLRAEKIGLRQDITPEPNSRTRFFPTTGGILKTMDCDAPDYTYLAVDGVENCIAALKDIESGRIHHCFIEMSACKGSCLGGPVMEKNRCSPVQDYLAVSSFAGDSDFEIRQPENRQMRKFFEPIDLKAAMPSEAEITEILREMGKFKPSQELNCGSCGYDTCREKAIAIYQGKAEISMCLPFLMNKAENMTDAISRNSPNGILMLNDRLEVQQINPMMMKLLNIHDAGAVLGDQVVRILDPLPFMKVQKTHRGIFNERVYLTEYGCYVEQTVVPAEEGRMILCIMRDVTMEEETRREKEEISRQTVEVADKVVEKQMRIVQEIASLLGETAAETKIALSKLKESITNE
- a CDS encoding metalloregulator ArsR/SmtB family transcription factor, producing MTETEAIRLFKCLSDKSRLQILKSLAIEDMYVERLAERLGISAPTVSFHLKKLADAGTVTSYKSQYYMMYSLNKAVFEVSILKIIQEESDEAREQAKRDEEYRQKVINAFFEYGKLKAIPAQQKKERIVLEVIADAFEYDRIYPEREVNIIIADFHDDFCTIRRDLISEGLLDRNSQGYWRIKPQK
- a CDS encoding 4Fe-4S dicluster domain-containing protein, encoding MHKFDTKVQHLKYKVLREVARHAWNDTLMENVMDIPKAIVPGKVPTMRCCVYKERAILGERVKLAMGGGNSDNIIQVIDIACDDCPAVGYQVTESCRGCLAHRCEDVCKRGAISFDHKHEAHIDKTKCVECGMCAKVCPYSAIVNRKRPCQNACKIKAISINEDNAAKIDDEKCIQCGACVYQCPFGAISDKSFIINVIDMLKRSRDNSKYKVYALVAPAIGSQMNYVKLGQVITGIKKLGFYTVVEVALGGDMVAQTESRELVEKGFLTSSCCPAFVRYVKTAFPALTPYISHNMSPMATLAKYIKEHEENVKIVFIGPCTAKKAEVQLDSVKPYVDAAITFEELQALFDSRDIDLTTLEEATLDNASYFGRIFARSGGLSDAVAEALKEQQLDEFELKACTCDGIEECKAALMRKSRNALDANFIEGMACISGCIGGAGNLTHGEKNKAAVDQYGHEALEKTIADAVSMLK